A window of the Cicer arietinum cultivar CDC Frontier isolate Library 1 chromosome 6, Cicar.CDCFrontier_v2.0, whole genome shotgun sequence genome harbors these coding sequences:
- the LOC140920642 gene encoding cytochrome P450 82A3-like, protein MRLYPPAPLNLPHESIEDCIVGGYDVPIGMHLLTNILKLQRDHLLYSDSLEFRLERFFTTHKDVDIKGQNFELIPFDTGRRMCHGISFGLKLIQITFATLSHGLNIVAPNGELVDMVEESGLTNIKASPLKMIFTPRISTQVYSKN, encoded by the coding sequence ATGCGTTTGTATCCGCCCGCACCACTCAACCTACCTCATGAGTCCATTGAAGATTGTATAGTGGGTGGATACGATGTACCCATTGGCATGCATCTCCTAACCAACATTTTAAAACTCCAACGGGATCATTTGTTATATTCTGATTCATTGGAGTTTCGACTAGAGAGATTCTTCACAACACACAAAGATGTCGATATCAAAGgacaaaattttgaattgattcCATTTGACACGGGTAGAAGAATGTGTCATGGAATCTCGTTTGGTCTTAAACTTATTCAAATAACATTTGCTACTTTGTCGCATGGATTGAACATAGTGGCTCCAAATGGAGAACTGGTTGATATGGTTGAAGAAAGTGGACTAACCAACATCAAAGCGTCTCCACTCAAGATGATTTTCACTCCTCGTATATCAACTCAAGTTTATAGTAAGAATTAA